One window of Nitrospirota bacterium genomic DNA carries:
- a CDS encoding TonB-dependent receptor, with product MKVQSLFVVLFLFCLLLPSWQAEAVETVTQTPQATAAAAPDETAELQLLYEEKDLVTATKRSTPLRKAPAVATVITADEIRDMGARNLLDVLKMVPGVGISMNEYGVNMIEVRGIRTTFNEKILIMIDGHSINKNSFGSGLHLLADTLPVENIKQVEVVRGPGSALYGSSAFMATINIITRDAEEIDGLETKISGGSFDTFKGNLVGAAVHGDKLAASGSIDYYRSSGPNLRVASDVLRSTPFSAAPGAPHLDVKQTDAFLKVVYGDFSFRGHYLTSRKGYYIGFGFAVTDRTNHYCDIENYWGELAWNRRISENLDATIKLYYDHYSQDPLVKSLPNGFNNSFPEGRIGEPIMQNGTIGTEWQIAWEPFKGNRLSTGLVYEDFQQYGVKRLANFNPLTGAYVGPLQEVANWNREVGRQNASFYLQDEWQLSKSINLTVGARYDHYSDFGDAISPRAGLVWTVLENADLKLLYGRAFRAPNFQELYNINTVSNAGNPNLKPERIETLEAGVAYRISRTLQLELNYFHSDIDDLITRDGSVTPTSFINAGRADIQGVEAGLQGRAFDSIRWKTTYAWQDPRDGVTGQRLPYVPSHRATASLNYGLSRYLNLHGDIQWTGARPRAQGDIRSEMPSYTTVDIALTAHGLYKGLEFQLVGHNLFNKHYHDPDTSGGANKIPDDFPREGISVLVNIVYKF from the coding sequence ATGAAAGTCCAATCGTTATTTGTTGTGCTGTTTCTGTTCTGTCTGTTACTCCCCAGTTGGCAGGCGGAGGCAGTTGAGACCGTGACCCAGACCCCTCAGGCGACTGCGGCAGCGGCTCCTGACGAAACAGCCGAGCTTCAGCTCCTGTATGAAGAAAAAGACCTTGTCACCGCCACTAAACGCTCAACTCCGCTGCGCAAGGCCCCTGCCGTTGCCACCGTCATCACCGCTGATGAAATCAGGGATATGGGTGCGCGCAATCTGCTTGACGTACTGAAGATGGTGCCTGGAGTCGGCATCTCGATGAATGAATATGGTGTAAATATGATTGAGGTGCGCGGGATAAGAACGACGTTCAATGAAAAAATCCTGATTATGATCGACGGGCACTCCATTAATAAGAATTCATTTGGCAGCGGTCTTCATCTCTTGGCCGATACACTTCCGGTCGAGAATATAAAACAGGTGGAGGTGGTACGCGGCCCGGGTTCCGCACTCTATGGCAGCAGCGCCTTCATGGCCACGATCAATATCATCACCCGTGATGCCGAAGAGATTGACGGTCTGGAGACAAAGATAAGCGGCGGCAGTTTTGATACCTTTAAGGGCAATCTGGTTGGAGCTGCTGTCCATGGCGACAAGCTGGCAGCCTCGGGGAGTATAGACTACTACCGCAGCAGCGGCCCCAATCTGCGTGTAGCGTCAGACGTCCTCAGGAGCACGCCTTTTTCAGCTGCGCCGGGTGCACCGCATCTTGATGTCAAACAGACTGATGCCTTCCTGAAGGTAGTCTACGGCGACTTCTCCTTCAGGGGGCACTATCTCACTTCGCGTAAAGGGTACTATATCGGCTTCGGTTTTGCAGTCACGGACAGAACCAACCATTATTGTGATATCGAAAACTACTGGGGTGAGCTTGCCTGGAACCGGCGCATCAGTGAGAATCTTGACGCCACGATCAAGCTCTATTACGATCACTACAGCCAGGACCCGCTTGTCAAGTCTCTCCCCAACGGATTCAATAACAGCTTCCCCGAGGGAAGGATAGGCGAGCCTATAATGCAAAATGGGACTATCGGCACAGAGTGGCAGATCGCTTGGGAGCCTTTCAAAGGGAACCGCCTGAGCACGGGTCTGGTCTACGAGGATTTCCAGCAGTACGGGGTCAAACGACTTGCCAACTTCAATCCATTGACAGGAGCTTATGTTGGTCCGCTCCAGGAGGTGGCCAACTGGAACCGGGAGGTGGGGAGGCAGAATGCATCGTTTTACCTTCAGGACGAGTGGCAGTTGTCAAAGAGTATCAATCTGACCGTAGGCGCCCGTTATGACCACTATAGTGACTTTGGCGATGCCATCAGCCCGCGGGCAGGTCTGGTATGGACTGTTCTGGAAAACGCCGATTTGAAACTGCTCTATGGCCGGGCCTTCCGCGCCCCCAATTTCCAGGAGCTGTACAACATAAACACGGTATCAAATGCAGGCAACCCAAATCTCAAGCCGGAAAGGATCGAGACTCTTGAGGCGGGGGTGGCATATCGTATTTCACGAACACTACAGCTTGAACTCAACTACTTCCATAGCGACATTGACGATTTGATCACGAGAGACGGCAGCGTGACCCCTACCAGCTTTATCAATGCAGGCAGGGCCGATATTCAGGGAGTGGAGGCGGGGCTGCAAGGCAGGGCCTTTGATTCCATCCGCTGGAAAACGACCTATGCCTGGCAGGACCCGCGTGACGGCGTCACCGGCCAGCGTTTGCCATACGTCCCCTCCCATCGGGCAACTGCCAGTCTGAATTACGGTCTGAGCCGATATCTGAATCTGCATGGCGATATCCAGTGGACAGGCGCACGGCCCCGCGCCCAGGGTGACATCCGGTCTGAGATGCCTTCATATACAACAGTGGATATTGCCTTAACAGCCCATGGGTTATACAAGGGCCTGGAGTTTCAGCTGGTCGGCCACAACCTGTTTAACAAGCATTACCATGATCCGGACACCTCCGGAGGTGCCAACAAGATTCCGGATGATTTCCCTCGCGAAGGCATTTCGGTATTGGTAAATATCGTGTATAAATTTTAA